The Desulfovibrio subterraneus genome has a segment encoding these proteins:
- a CDS encoding ABC transporter ATP-binding protein, with protein MTSENTPPLQTAARPNAHQHAHQNAHSPSSDTQVVVDSFSFTYAGATAPSLRDVSLRIGHGEFVVLAGANNAGKSTLCHALAGVIPHLLSGTVQGSVHICGNDAGALRVAELAKHLTLVMQKPEQQLSGVRFTVREEVAFALENRGVERAEMLQRVDAALCQTGLEALADHSPHHLSGGQLQRVMLAAAVAGNSPVLVLDEPTTFLDPAGEQEVLYLLRRLCDEGRTVILAGQRPDAMTAQADRIVVLHEGTVAMDGPPRQVLTSPHLREAGLNWSRYTRIAGLAHSHGLWRTGCTPAETDEQPLPVCLEETLEGLQHFANRRNEVCQPAHSVTAEETDMDARQDSAPIFEPSSEPRSEAATRRDAQIAAGITVGVATGPDAETSSANIKGIVLNGVCFEYGNGPQVLTDITLRIGGATQNGQGETIALLGHNGSGKSTLVRHFNGLLKPCKGTVQVNGLSTATQRIAQLAGHVALLFQNPDDQICKGTVLDEVALGPRNLGFAEDRVSELTRSALAAMDLAGRERSNPYDLGLSERKRLAIASILAMDTDIVVLDEPTAGLDPREIALLETAMRQLTTCGKSVVVISHDMDFVAENLSRAICLEAGHIRYQGPVSGLFADTPLLEQCGLLPPQTVRVATGCGMHLHTITPEGLVQRLLTESAKTPPR; from the coding sequence ATGACATCTGAAAACACGCCCCCGCTCCAAACTGCCGCGCGCCCGAACGCACATCAGCATGCCCATCAGAACGCGCATTCTCCGAGTTCCGATACACAGGTGGTGGTCGACTCCTTCAGCTTCACCTATGCCGGAGCCACAGCACCGTCCCTGCGCGATGTCAGTCTGCGCATAGGCCACGGAGAATTCGTGGTGCTGGCCGGCGCCAACAACGCCGGCAAATCCACGCTCTGCCACGCCCTTGCCGGAGTCATTCCGCACCTGCTTTCCGGCACGGTTCAGGGCAGCGTGCACATCTGCGGCAATGATGCTGGGGCGCTGCGGGTGGCCGAGCTGGCAAAACACCTCACCCTTGTAATGCAGAAGCCTGAGCAGCAGCTTTCCGGCGTACGCTTCACCGTGCGGGAAGAGGTGGCCTTTGCGCTGGAGAACAGGGGGGTGGAACGGGCAGAGATGCTGCAACGGGTCGATGCCGCCCTGTGCCAGACCGGGCTTGAAGCGCTGGCGGACCATTCTCCCCACCATCTTTCCGGCGGGCAGCTGCAACGCGTCATGCTGGCGGCGGCCGTTGCGGGCAACAGCCCCGTTCTGGTGCTGGACGAGCCTACAACATTTCTGGACCCCGCAGGCGAGCAGGAGGTGCTGTACCTGCTGCGGCGCTTATGCGACGAGGGTCGCACCGTCATACTGGCCGGACAACGCCCCGATGCCATGACCGCACAGGCCGACAGAATTGTCGTGCTGCATGAAGGAACAGTCGCCATGGATGGCCCGCCCCGTCAGGTGCTCACCTCGCCGCACCTTCGCGAGGCAGGGCTGAACTGGTCGCGATACACCAGAATAGCAGGGCTGGCCCACAGCCACGGGCTGTGGCGCACGGGCTGCACACCTGCGGAAACGGATGAACAACCGTTGCCTGTCTGCCTTGAGGAAACGCTGGAGGGCCTGCAGCATTTTGCGAACCGCAGAAACGAAGTTTGCCAGCCTGCTCACTCTGTCACGGCAGAGGAAACAGATATGGATGCCCGGCAGGATTCTGCGCCAATTTTTGAGCCGAGTTCTGAACCACGTTCTGAGGCGGCCACCAGAAGGGATGCTCAAATTGCTGCCGGAATTACTGTCGGAGTTGCTACTGGCCCAGATGCAGAAACGAGCTCAGCCAACATCAAAGGCATTGTCCTGAACGGGGTATGCTTCGAATACGGCAACGGGCCGCAGGTACTCACGGACATCACCCTTCGCATAGGCGGGGCAACGCAGAACGGACAAGGCGAAACCATTGCCCTGCTCGGGCATAACGGCTCCGGCAAAAGCACGCTGGTGCGGCATTTCAACGGCCTGCTCAAGCCCTGCAAAGGCACGGTGCAGGTAAACGGACTTTCCACCGCCACACAGCGCATAGCGCAACTGGCCGGACACGTGGCCCTGCTGTTCCAGAATCCGGACGACCAGATATGCAAAGGCACGGTGCTGGATGAAGTGGCTCTCGGCCCCCGCAATCTCGGCTTTGCAGAAGACAGGGTCAGCGAACTTACCCGCTCAGCCCTCGCGGCCATGGACCTTGCAGGCAGGGAACGCAGTAATCCCTACGACCTTGGCCTGAGCGAGCGCAAGCGCCTTGCCATTGCCTCCATTCTGGCCATGGATACGGATATCGTGGTGCTGGATGAGCCCACGGCAGGACTCGACCCGCGGGAGATAGCCCTTCTGGAAACTGCCATGCGCCAGCTGACGACGTGCGGCAAGAGCGTTGTGGTCATCAGCCACGACATGGATTTCGTGGCGGAAAACCTGAGCCGCGCCATTTGCCTTGAGGCTGGGCATATCCGCTATCAGGGACCCGTTTCCGGATTATTTGCCGACACCCCTCTGCTGGAACAATGCGGCCTGCTTCCGCCGCAGACCGTGCGCGTGGCAACAGGCTGCGGCATGCACCTGCACACCATCACACCGGAAGGACTGGTGCAGCGCCTGCTGACGGAAAGTGCAAAAACACCTCCCCGCTGA
- a CDS encoding energy-coupling factor transporter transmembrane component T family protein gives MHSPSLTLYTEGASWLHSRHPFSKLAYLLLIAVAVYCAPGAWIPDAALLVLNVALAAWCGILPAVWKLSWRTMLPLALFMLPIHGLLFPGNHTPVYAVQGITLYAEGLHFAGIVLLQLATILTASLLFAFTTHPADYITSLTQAGWPPFVAYLMGSPLLMLPAMRARTATIQAAQRARGLDSEGGLMGRIRALPPLVTPLVLGAFSEIEQRAIALELRGFSATGPRTSLREVADSSLQRTARKAMLALSLGLAAYAVFA, from the coding sequence GTGCATTCTCCCAGCCTCACCCTCTACACGGAGGGCGCTTCGTGGCTGCATTCCCGCCACCCCTTCAGCAAACTTGCCTATCTTCTGCTGATCGCGGTGGCGGTGTATTGCGCCCCCGGTGCATGGATTCCCGATGCGGCCCTGCTGGTGCTGAACGTGGCTCTGGCCGCGTGGTGCGGCATTCTGCCTGCCGTATGGAAGCTTTCGTGGCGCACCATGCTGCCGCTTGCCCTGTTCATGCTCCCCATACACGGCCTGCTGTTTCCGGGTAATCACACGCCGGTCTATGCCGTTCAGGGCATCACCCTGTATGCGGAAGGGCTGCACTTTGCGGGCATCGTCCTGCTGCAGCTGGCAACCATTCTCACGGCCTCGCTGCTGTTCGCCTTCACCACGCATCCGGCCGACTACATCACCTCGCTCACGCAGGCAGGTTGGCCCCCCTTTGTTGCCTACCTCATGGGCAGCCCCCTGCTCATGCTGCCTGCCATGCGCGCCCGCACAGCAACCATTCAGGCAGCACAACGGGCGCGGGGACTGGATTCTGAAGGCGGGCTTATGGGGCGCATACGCGCACTGCCGCCACTGGTGACACCGCTTGTGCTGGGGGCTTTTTCCGAGATCGAACAACGGGCCATTGCGCTGGAACTGCGCGGATTCAGCGCCACAGGCCCCAGAACCAGCCTGCGCGAAGTGGCGGATTCCTCCCTGCAGCGCACTGCCCGAAAGGCCATGCTTGCCCTCTCCTTGGGCCTTGCCGCGTATGCGGTGTTTGCCTGA
- a CDS encoding ECF transporter S component: MSFAERVKQDFSTFTWVLIAVAIVLNIVVGQLVSLLKLPLFLDSIGTVLVGVLAGPWAGGLTGLLTNLIWGMLTSPVAAAFAPVAMVIGIAAGFTAHYGLFRNWWLAILAGVIITVFNAIVAVPIRLYMFGGITGSGADFVTAYMLALGKDLFGSVVVTVFTSNIIDKVATAILVCGIVQLMPAKTQARFSGSTVAN; the protein is encoded by the coding sequence ATGAGTTTCGCTGAACGCGTCAAACAGGATTTTTCTACGTTCACATGGGTTCTGATCGCCGTTGCCATTGTGCTTAACATCGTCGTCGGCCAGCTTGTTTCGCTTCTCAAACTGCCCCTGTTTCTGGATTCCATCGGCACGGTGCTCGTGGGCGTGCTGGCCGGTCCCTGGGCAGGCGGGCTGACCGGTCTGCTCACCAACCTCATATGGGGCATGCTCACCTCGCCCGTGGCTGCAGCCTTTGCCCCCGTGGCCATGGTTATCGGCATTGCCGCCGGTTTCACGGCCCATTACGGTCTTTTCCGCAACTGGTGGCTTGCCATCCTTGCCGGTGTCATCATCACCGTGTTCAACGCCATTGTGGCCGTACCCATCCGCCTGTACATGTTCGGCGGCATCACCGGCAGCGGCGCAGACTTTGTCACCGCCTACATGCTGGCGCTCGGCAAGGACCTGTTCGGCTCCGTTGTAGTGACGGTGTTCACCTCCAACATCATCGACAAGGTTGCCACGGCCATTCTTGTGTGCGGCATCGTGCAGCTCATGCCCGCCAAGACACAGGCCCGCTTCTCCGGCAGCACGGTGGCGAACTAG
- a CDS encoding PPC domain-containing DNA-binding protein, with protein sequence MSCMEPRTPSVCMSNMTHMALRLHPGQDPLAELERLAVEHGIEAACVLTCAGSLTKACLRFANSPDATELQGHFEILSLTGTFSRHGSHFHIAIADGQGRTIGAHLLPGSAVYTTAEIVLGILPDLRFLRTHDSQTGFPELDIQTLAKE encoded by the coding sequence ATGTCATGCATGGAACCCCGCACGCCCTCAGTGTGCATGTCGAACATGACGCATATGGCTCTGCGGCTTCATCCCGGTCAGGACCCTCTTGCCGAGCTTGAGCGCCTTGCCGTGGAACACGGCATAGAAGCCGCCTGCGTTCTCACCTGTGCGGGCAGCCTGACAAAAGCCTGCCTGCGCTTTGCCAACAGCCCCGATGCCACAGAGCTGCAAGGCCATTTTGAAATACTCTCTCTTACCGGCACATTCTCCCGTCACGGTTCCCACTTTCACATCGCCATAGCCGACGGTCAGGGCAGGACCATAGGAGCGCACCTGCTCCCCGGCAGCGCCGTCTATACCACGGCGGAAATCGTGCTCGGCATCCTTCCGGACCTGCGCTTTCTGCGCACCCATGATTCCCAGACAGGATTCCCCGAACTGGACATACAAACTTTAGCCAAGGAGTGA
- a CDS encoding substrate-binding domain-containing protein — protein MATIKDVAKLAGVSTSTVSHVLNETRFVSEQISERVRTAVNTLNYRPSSIARSLKVNRTNTLGMLVSTSKNPFFAEVVHNVERRCYERGYTLFLCNTDGDAHRMRANLDALEEKRVDGLLLLCSEASNEVLRLLEEERSTPVVIFDWGSDSEHVDRIYDNSLYGGYLATRHLIDMGHTRIGCVTGPIERRSARERVQGFHKAMDEAGLPVSPEWIIEGDYDCAGGVAAMARLHALPHRPDALFVCNDMMALGVFAEAARLGVRVPDDLSVIGYDDIYIARYMTPPLTTIHQPKGTIAAMAVDTLIDRLGSKREEGKAILIEPGLIERASVRRIA, from the coding sequence ATGGCTACCATCAAAGACGTTGCAAAGCTCGCCGGTGTTTCCACCTCTACGGTTTCTCATGTACTGAACGAAACCCGCTTCGTGAGCGAGCAAATTTCGGAACGGGTGCGCACGGCAGTGAACACGCTGAACTACCGCCCCTCATCCATCGCCCGCAGCCTGAAAGTGAATCGCACGAACACGCTGGGCATGCTGGTTTCCACCAGCAAGAACCCTTTCTTCGCAGAGGTGGTGCACAACGTTGAACGCCGTTGCTACGAGCGCGGCTACACCCTTTTTCTGTGCAATACTGACGGTGACGCCCACCGCATGCGCGCAAACCTTGATGCGCTGGAAGAAAAGCGCGTGGACGGCCTGTTGCTGCTGTGCAGCGAGGCCTCCAACGAAGTGCTCCGCCTGCTTGAGGAAGAACGCAGCACCCCGGTGGTCATCTTCGACTGGGGGTCAGATTCCGAGCATGTAGACCGCATCTACGACAACTCGCTCTATGGCGGCTATCTGGCCACCAGGCACCTCATTGACATGGGGCACACGCGCATAGGCTGCGTTACCGGCCCCATAGAACGGCGCTCTGCCCGCGAACGGGTCCAAGGCTTCCACAAGGCCATGGATGAAGCAGGATTACCCGTTTCCCCCGAATGGATCATCGAGGGCGACTACGACTGCGCAGGCGGCGTTGCGGCCATGGCCCGACTGCATGCCCTGCCGCACAGGCCGGATGCCCTTTTCGTCTGCAACGACATGATGGCGCTGGGTGTCTTTGCGGAAGCCGCCCGTCTCGGCGTGCGCGTTCCCGACGATCTTTCCGTCATCGGCTATGACGACATCTACATCGCGCGCTACATGACGCCCCCGCTCACGACCATCCACCAGCCCAAGGGTACCATCGCCGCCATGGCCGTTGATACGCTCATCGACCGGCTCGGCAGCAAGCGGGAAGAAGGCAAGGCCATACTCATTGAGCCGGGGCTTATTGAGCGGGCCTCTGTCCGCAGAATCGCGTAA
- the rbsK gene encoding ribokinase, with protein sequence MPANKLIVLGSVNADHVVQVNAFPRPGETITGHGYQVLPGGKGANQAVAAARFGADIGFIACLGSDDFGTRMEQAFREDGMDTRAVMAVPDMPTGIAFIQIAANGENSIVISAEANACLTPAMLEPHLNYLRQAQTLLMQLESPMETVELAAFEARKAGVAVILNPAPARPLSDALLAALTMITPNETEAEMLTGIKVTDAASACTAAHKLRDKGVQSVLITLGAQGAYYSGPEGERLIPGFRVQATDTTAAGDTFNGAFAAALQEGLDVDAAIRMAHAAAAISVTRLGAQTSIPYRAEIDTFLQSKS encoded by the coding sequence ATGCCTGCAAACAAGCTCATTGTCCTTGGCAGCGTCAATGCCGACCACGTTGTACAGGTGAATGCCTTTCCCCGCCCGGGCGAGACCATCACGGGGCACGGCTATCAGGTTCTTCCCGGCGGCAAGGGGGCCAATCAGGCCGTGGCCGCTGCCCGCTTCGGCGCGGACATAGGCTTCATCGCCTGCCTTGGCTCCGATGACTTCGGCACGCGCATGGAACAGGCATTCCGCGAAGACGGCATGGACACCCGCGCGGTCATGGCCGTGCCGGACATGCCCACGGGCATTGCCTTCATACAGATAGCCGCAAACGGCGAAAATTCCATTGTCATCTCTGCCGAGGCCAATGCCTGTCTCACGCCTGCCATGCTGGAACCCCATCTGAACTATCTGCGGCAGGCGCAGACCCTGCTCATGCAGCTGGAAAGCCCCATGGAAACCGTGGAGCTTGCCGCGTTCGAAGCCCGCAAGGCCGGTGTTGCCGTCATCCTTAACCCTGCTCCCGCGCGTCCGCTCTCCGATGCGCTGCTGGCCGCGCTGACCATGATCACGCCCAACGAAACCGAAGCCGAAATGCTGACCGGCATCAAGGTAACCGATGCCGCAAGCGCCTGCACCGCAGCACACAAGCTGCGTGACAAAGGCGTGCAATCGGTACTAATAACCCTCGGCGCGCAAGGGGCCTATTACAGCGGACCGGAAGGGGAACGCCTCATTCCCGGCTTCCGCGTGCAGGCGACGGATACCACCGCAGCCGGAGACACCTTCAACGGTGCATTTGCCGCCGCCCTGCAGGAAGGTCTGGACGTGGATGCCGCCATACGCATGGCCCACGCGGCAGCCGCCATATCCGTTACACGGCTTGGCGCGCAGACATCCATTCCGTACCGTGCGGAGATAGACACTTTTCTACAGTCCAAAAGCTAG
- the rbsB gene encoding ribose ABC transporter substrate-binding protein RbsB, with the protein MKRITTLVVAMLLSFGLTVSAQAKDTLALVVSTLDNPFFVTLKDGAVKKAQELGYELIVLDSQNDPAKELANVEDLTVRGVKAILINPTDSDAVSNAIRLINKAGIPVLTLDRGASHGTVTSHIASDNVAGGKMAGDFMAEKLGKNAKVIQLEGLAGTSAARDRGEGFAAAVKANGFKVLASQPADFDRTKGLNVMENMLASNADVQGVFAQNDEMALGALRALQAAGKKVVLVGFDGTDDGVAAVKRGDMAGTIAQQPALIGALGVEAADKVLKGQAVEKYIPVPLMVVK; encoded by the coding sequence ATGAAAAGGATTACGACTCTCGTTGTGGCAATGTTGCTGTCTTTTGGGCTCACCGTGTCCGCTCAGGCCAAGGACACCCTTGCGCTGGTTGTTTCCACCCTGGACAACCCCTTCTTCGTCACGCTGAAGGACGGTGCCGTGAAAAAGGCACAGGAACTGGGCTATGAGCTCATCGTGCTTGATTCCCAGAACGATCCCGCCAAGGAACTTGCCAATGTGGAAGACCTTACCGTGCGCGGCGTAAAAGCCATTCTGATCAACCCCACCGATTCCGATGCCGTTTCCAACGCCATCCGCCTCATCAACAAGGCGGGCATTCCCGTGCTTACGCTTGACCGTGGCGCATCGCACGGCACCGTGACCAGCCACATCGCTTCCGACAACGTTGCCGGCGGCAAGATGGCTGGCGACTTCATGGCCGAAAAGCTCGGCAAGAACGCCAAGGTCATCCAGCTGGAAGGTCTTGCAGGCACCTCCGCCGCCCGTGACCGTGGCGAGGGCTTTGCCGCTGCCGTAAAGGCAAACGGCTTCAAGGTGCTGGCCAGCCAGCCTGCCGATTTTGACCGCACCAAGGGCCTGAATGTCATGGAAAACATGCTCGCCAGCAATGCCGATGTTCAGGGCGTTTTCGCCCAGAATGATGAAATGGCGCTTGGTGCCCTGCGCGCCCTGCAGGCCGCAGGCAAGAAGGTTGTGCTGGTCGGCTTTGACGGCACCGACGACGGCGTGGCCGCTGTGAAGCGCGGCGACATGGCCGGCACCATTGCCCAGCAGCCCGCCCTTATCGGCGCGCTCGGCGTGGAAGCAGCCGACAAGGTACTGAAGGGTCAGGCCGTGGAAAAGTACATTCCCGTGCCCCTGATGGTGGTCAAGTAA
- the rbsC gene encoding ribose ABC transporter permease, whose amino-acid sequence MSSTKSASHAGEGVSLKQRLIQQKTLIALVVMIIVVSLLNPNFFTTGNLLNILRQTAVNAIIAVGMTFVILTAGIDLSVGSVLALCGAIGASLIAAELPIVLAVGAALGSGILLGAASGVIISKGKVQAFIATLVSMTMVRGLTLVYTDGRPISTGFTDTADAFSYIGTGYMLGLPVPIWIMAVVFAAAWYVLKHTRLGRYVYALGGNEAATRLSGINVDRIKITVYAIAGFLSALAGLVVTSRLSSAQPTAGAGYELDAIAAVVLGGTSLMGGKGTIMGTLLGALIIGFLNNALNLLDVSSYYQMIAKALVILLAVLVDTKSK is encoded by the coding sequence ATGAGCTCAACAAAATCCGCATCGCATGCGGGAGAAGGCGTATCGCTCAAGCAGCGCCTCATTCAGCAGAAAACCCTGATTGCGCTCGTGGTAATGATCATTGTCGTTTCCCTGCTCAACCCCAATTTCTTCACCACGGGAAATCTGCTCAACATCCTGCGCCAGACAGCGGTTAACGCCATCATTGCCGTGGGCATGACCTTTGTCATTCTCACGGCAGGCATAGACCTTTCCGTCGGTTCCGTGCTGGCGCTGTGCGGTGCCATAGGTGCCAGCCTCATCGCGGCGGAGCTGCCCATCGTGCTGGCCGTGGGGGCCGCGCTCGGCTCGGGCATTCTGCTCGGCGCGGCAAGCGGTGTCATCATCTCCAAGGGCAAGGTGCAGGCATTCATCGCCACTCTGGTCAGCATGACCATGGTGCGCGGCCTCACACTGGTCTACACGGATGGCCGCCCCATCAGCACCGGTTTTACCGACACGGCGGATGCCTTCTCCTACATCGGCACCGGCTACATGCTCGGCCTTCCGGTTCCCATCTGGATCATGGCTGTGGTGTTCGCGGCCGCATGGTATGTGCTCAAGCACACACGCCTCGGCCGCTATGTCTATGCGCTCGGCGGCAACGAGGCCGCCACCCGCCTTTCCGGCATCAATGTGGACCGCATCAAGATCACCGTCTATGCCATTGCGGGTTTTCTTTCCGCGCTGGCGGGACTTGTGGTCACCTCGCGCCTTTCTTCCGCACAGCCCACGGCAGGCGCAGGCTATGAGCTGGACGCCATTGCGGCCGTGGTGCTCGGCGGCACCAGCCTCATGGGGGGCAAGGGCACCATCATGGGTACGCTGCTCGGTGCCCTGATTATCGGCTTCCTCAATAACGCTCTGAATTTGCTCGATGTATCGTCATATTATCAGATGATCGCCAAGGCGCTGGTCATTCTGCTGGCAGTGCTTGTTGATACGAAGAGCAAGTAG
- the rbsA gene encoding ribose ABC transporter ATP-binding protein RbsA, translating to MDGAQGTLLTLEGIEKSFPGVKALDGVSLRVEAGRVMALVGENGAGKSTLMKVLTGIYKADAGSIVFLGKPGIFKGPRESQKAGISIIHQELNLLPELSIAENIFLGREPVGAFGRILWSELYEKADALLRKLGVNRPSRTRVGELGIGEQQMVEIAKALSFESRVIIMDEPTDTLTDTETRALFAVIDELRHAGHGIVYISHRLKEIFEICDDVTVLRDGKFIGERRVTDIDEDTLIEMMVGRKLEEQYPRVHVGAGNVSLEVHDLVAPGLNGVSLAVREGEILGISGLMGAGRTELMKAIFCGYGIRSGGVAMFGEPLRISSPGEALQAGIAYISEDRKADGLILGLSVKENMTLSALKRISNAAGHIRTPDEHTAVDGFINAFNIRTPSREQSVGNLSGGNQQKVAIAKGLMSQPKVLILDEPTRGVDVGAKKEIYHLINQFKQEGMSIILVSSEMPEVLGMSDRILVMHQGRISGEFSAAEADQEKLMACAIGRTRKEAQA from the coding sequence GTGGACGGCGCGCAAGGCACACTGCTCACGCTGGAAGGCATCGAAAAGAGCTTTCCGGGTGTAAAGGCGCTGGACGGCGTTTCTCTGCGTGTGGAAGCTGGCCGCGTCATGGCCCTTGTGGGTGAAAACGGCGCGGGCAAATCCACGCTCATGAAGGTGCTCACGGGCATCTACAAAGCGGATGCAGGCTCCATCGTCTTTCTGGGCAAGCCGGGCATCTTCAAAGGGCCAAGGGAATCGCAGAAGGCGGGCATAAGCATCATCCATCAGGAACTGAATCTGCTGCCCGAACTTTCCATTGCGGAGAACATCTTTCTCGGGCGCGAACCTGTGGGCGCATTCGGCAGAATCCTCTGGAGCGAGCTGTACGAAAAGGCCGATGCCCTGCTCCGCAAACTGGGCGTGAACCGCCCCTCGCGTACCCGCGTTGGCGAGCTCGGCATAGGCGAGCAACAGATGGTGGAGATCGCCAAGGCGCTCTCCTTCGAATCGCGCGTCATCATCATGGATGAGCCCACAGACACCCTCACCGACACGGAAACCCGCGCCCTGTTCGCCGTCATAGATGAACTGCGCCACGCCGGTCACGGCATCGTCTACATATCCCACCGCCTGAAGGAAATCTTCGAAATCTGCGACGACGTTACCGTGCTGCGCGACGGTAAGTTCATAGGCGAACGCCGTGTGACCGACATTGACGAAGACACGCTCATAGAAATGATGGTGGGTCGCAAGCTTGAGGAACAATACCCGCGCGTGCATGTGGGCGCGGGCAACGTCAGCCTTGAGGTACACGACCTTGTGGCACCGGGGCTGAACGGCGTGTCACTGGCCGTGCGTGAAGGCGAGATTCTCGGCATATCCGGCCTCATGGGGGCAGGACGCACCGAACTGATGAAGGCCATATTCTGCGGCTACGGCATCCGCAGCGGCGGGGTGGCCATGTTCGGTGAACCGCTCAGAATCTCCTCGCCGGGGGAAGCCCTGCAGGCGGGCATTGCCTACATCAGCGAGGACAGAAAGGCGGACGGCCTCATTCTGGGCCTGTCGGTGAAGGAGAACATGACCCTCTCCGCACTCAAGCGCATTTCCAACGCCGCCGGACACATACGCACTCCGGACGAACACACCGCCGTGGACGGATTCATAAATGCCTTCAACATCCGCACGCCCTCGCGGGAACAGTCCGTGGGCAATCTTTCCGGCGGCAACCAGCAGAAGGTGGCCATTGCCAAGGGGCTCATGTCCCAGCCCAAGGTGCTCATTCTGGATGAGCCCACGCGCGGCGTGGATGTGGGAGCAAAAAAAGAAATCTATCATCTGATCAACCAGTTCAAGCAGGAAGGCATGAGCATTATTCTCGTCTCGTCCGAAATGCCGGAAGTGCTGGGCATGAGCGACCGCATCCTCGTGATGCATCAGGGACGCATAAGCGGCGAATTCTCTGCGGCAGAGGCTGATCAGGAAAAACTCATGGCGTGCGCCATCGGCAGAACACGGAAGGAGGCTCAGGCATGA
- the rbsD gene encoding D-ribose pyranase, with product MKRTALINSEISYLIAKMGHFDALTVCDAGLPVPAGVQRVDLAVSQGIPSFMDTVRAVVSEMELEGVELAEEFETVSPALHKELLAFLEGVAKERGKPIPVSHVRHEQFKLNTRRSVAVIRTGEFTPYANITLKSGVVF from the coding sequence ATGAAAAGAACAGCACTGATCAATTCAGAAATATCCTATCTCATTGCCAAAATGGGGCACTTTGACGCCCTTACCGTGTGCGATGCCGGTCTGCCTGTTCCGGCCGGTGTGCAGCGGGTCGATCTGGCGGTATCACAGGGCATCCCCTCCTTCATGGACACAGTACGGGCCGTGGTCTCCGAAATGGAGCTGGAAGGCGTGGAACTGGCCGAAGAATTTGAAACGGTCAGCCCCGCCCTGCACAAAGAGCTGCTCGCCTTTCTGGAAGGCGTGGCAAAGGAACGCGGCAAGCCCATTCCGGTTTCCCATGTGCGGCACGAGCAGTTCAAACTGAACACCCGCAGAAGCGTGGCCGTTATACGCACGGGCGAGTTCACCCCCTACGCCAACATAACCTTGAAGTCCGGCGTGGTCTTCTAG
- the ybaK gene encoding Cys-tRNA(Pro) deacylase, with protein MTPAIDTAKKAKISYVVHEYHHDPDAESYGLEAAEKLNTDPARVFKTLVVSDGGKDLTVAVVPVEHQLDLKLLAKAVGAKKMAMADVKLVERTTGYVVGGVSPLGQKKRLRTVIDASAQEFETMFVSAGRRGLEIELSPADLAALTGAIFAPVAR; from the coding sequence ATGACCCCTGCCATTGATACCGCGAAAAAGGCCAAGATTTCCTATGTTGTTCACGAATACCACCATGACCCGGATGCAGAATCGTACGGGCTGGAAGCGGCGGAAAAGCTCAATACCGACCCCGCCCGCGTGTTCAAGACCCTTGTGGTGAGCGATGGCGGCAAGGACCTGACCGTGGCCGTTGTGCCTGTGGAGCACCAGCTGGATCTCAAGCTGCTGGCCAAAGCCGTGGGCGCAAAGAAAATGGCCATGGCTGACGTAAAACTGGTGGAACGCACCACCGGCTATGTGGTGGGCGGCGTAAGTCCGCTGGGACAGAAAAAACGCCTGCGCACGGTCATAGACGCATCAGCGCAGGAGTTTGAAACCATGTTCGTAAGCGCGGGCCGCAGAGGCCTTGAAATTGAACTTTCCCCCGCTGATCTTGCTGCCCTTACCGGAGCCATCTTCGCGCCTGTAGCCAGATAA